A window of Mangifera indica cultivar Alphonso chromosome 13, CATAS_Mindica_2.1, whole genome shotgun sequence contains these coding sequences:
- the LOC123195323 gene encoding probable CCR4-associated factor 1 homolog 7, whose translation MSILPKGDSIHIREVWNDNLEEEFALIREIVDKYNYVAMDTEFPGVVLRPVGTFKNINDYNYQTLKDNVDMLKLIQLGLTFSDENGNLPTCGTDMFCIWQFNFREFNVTEDIFASDSVELLRQCGFDFKKNNEKGIDVNRFGELLMSSGIVLNDGVHWVTFHSGYDFGYLLKLLTCRNLPDTQAGFFDLIHMYFPMVYDIKHLMKFCNNLHGGLNKLAELLEVERVGVCHQAGSDSLLTSCTFRKLRDNFFNGSAEKYAGVLYGLGVENDKTTN comes from the coding sequence ATGTCGATTTTGCCCAAGGGCGATTCTATTCACATTCGAGAGGTGTGGAATGATAATCTCGAAGAAGAATTTGCTTTAATTCGTGAAATTGTTGATAAGTATAATTACGTTGCCATGGACACTGAGTTTCCTGGTGTCGTTTTGCGCCCGGTTGGGACgtttaagaatataaatgattataacTACCAGACATTGAAGGATAATGTTGATATGTTGAAATTGATTCAACTGGGGTTAACGTTTTCTGACGAGAACGGAAATTTACCCACTTGTGGAACGGACATGTTTTGCATCTGGCAATTCAATTTTCGTGAGTTTAATGTAACAGAAGATATTTTTGCAAGTGATTCAGTGGAGTTGTTGCGCCAATGTGGATTTGACTTCAAGAAGAATAATGAGAAGGGTATAGATGTGAATCGATTTGGTGAGCTCTTGATGTCTTCGGGGATTGTGTTGAATGATGGTGTTCATTGGGTTACATTTCATAGTGGTTATGATTTTGGGTACTTACTCAAGTTGTTGACCTGCCGGAATTTGCCTGACACTCAAGCAGGTTTCTTTGATTTGATCCATATGTATTTTCCTATGGTTTATGATATCAAGCACTTGATGAAGTTTTGCAATAACCTTCATGGTGGGTTGAACAAGCTTGCTGAGTTGTTGGAGGTTGAAAGGGTCGGTGTGTGTCATCAGGCAGGTTCTGATAGTTTGCTCACTTCTTGCACATTTAGGAAGTTGAGGGATAACTTCTTCAATGGCTCCGCAGAAAAGTACGCAGGTGTATTGTATGGTCTTGGTGTCGAGAATGATAAGACTACTAATTGA